DNA sequence from the Nodosilinea sp. FACHB-141 genome:
ATTTTGCTCGACATTCTTATGCCGGGTATGGATGGCTTTGAAACCTGTCGTCGCCTGAAGCAGCAGGAAACCACCGCCGCCATTCCGGTGATTTTTCTAACCGCCCTCACGGAAACCACGGACAAAGTAAAAGGCTTGGCGCTGGGGGCAGTGGATTTCATCACTAAACCGTTGCAGTACGAAGAGGTGCTGGCCCGGGTGAAAACCCACTTGCGCCTCCAGAGCCTAACTCAACAGCTGCAAGCTCAAAACCTGTTGCTAGAGCGCGAAGTGCAGGAGCGCACCGAGGCCGAAGCTGCTCTACAACGCCAAAATCAGCGATCGCACCTGTTTGCCGATGTCACCCTCAAGATCCGCCAGTCCTTGCAGATCGATGACATTCTGCAAACGGCGGTCACCGAGGTGAAAACTATTCTCCAGGCCGACCGGGTGCTGATCTATCGCCTCTGGCCCGATGGCACCGGTAGTGGGGTGGCTGAGGCGGTGCAGCCTGGATTTCCTCAGGTTCTAGGCATGGTGTTTCCCGAGGAGGTGTTCCCGATCGAATCTAAGGAACTGTACCGCCGGGGGCGGGTCCGCAGCTTAATCGATGTGGCTCAAGATCACGTCGCGCCCTGCCTGGTAGAGTTTTTGCAGCAGTTGGAGGTGCAGGCCAAGCTGGTGGTGCCCATTCTCACCCAGGGCGACCTGTGGGGCCTGCTGATTGCCCACCAATGTGCTGGCCCCCGGCAGTGGACAGTCTTTGAAACCGAGTTGCTTCAGCAGCTCGCCGACCAAATTGCGATCGCCCTTACCCAGGCCCAGCTTCTAGAACAGGAGACCCTACAGCGCCAGGAGCTCGCTCGCTCCAATGCCGAACTTCAGCAGTTTGCCTACATTGCCTCCCACGATCTGCAAGAGCCGCTGCGCATGGTCACCAGCTACCTGCAACTGCTGGAGCGCCGCTACAAAGGCCAACTCGACGCCGACGCCGACGACTTTATTCAGTTTGCCGTCGACGGGGCCCTGCGCATGCGCACCCTGATCAACGACCTGCTGACCTATTCGCGCATTGGCACCCGGGGCCACGCCTTTGAGCTCACCAGCTGTACCGCCGCCGTTGAGCAGGCGATCGCCAATCTCAAGCTCGCGATCGAAGAAAGTGAAGCCGTCGTCACCTACCCAGACTTACCCCTTGTCCAAGCTGACCCTACCCAGCTAATCCAGCTGTTCCAAAATCTGATCAGCAATGCCATTAAATTTCACGGTGAGGCTCCGGTTCACATTGCGATTGCTGTCAACCAAATGGAAGATGCCTGGCTGTTTTCTGTCCAGGATAATGGCATTGGCCTAGACCCACAGTACGCTGACCAGGTCTTTGTCATCTTTCAACGGCTCAATAACCGCACTCACTATCCGGGCACGGGCATTGGGCTGGCGGTATGTAAAAAAATTGTGGAGCGGCACGGCGGTAAAATTTGGGTGGAGGCTGAGTTGGACCAAGGATCAACCTTCTACTTCACTATTCCCCAGGGAGGCATGACATGATGGTGCCGTCCAGAAGCGTGGTACATCCCATCGAAATTTTGCTCGTGGAAGATAACCCTGGCGATATCCGGCTGACTCAGGAAGTGCTGAAGGAAGGCTCGGTTCGCAATCACCTAAACGTGGTGGATGACGGCGAGAAGGCGATCGCCTTCTTGAACCGCATCGCTCCCTATCGCCACGCGCCCAATCCCAATTTGGTGCTGCTGGATCTAAACCTACCCCGCCGCAGTGGTTTAGAGGTGCTGAGGATGATTAAAACCAGCGCTGTGCTCAGGCACATTCCGGTGATTGTCTTTACCAGCTCCCAGGCTGAGGACGATATCAATCGCGCCTACGACCTCCACGCCAACTGCTACATCACCAAACCCCTTGATCTCGAGCAGTTTAGTCGAAGTATCAAATCCATTGAAGACTTCTGGTTGTCTGCCGTTGAACTGCCGTCGGAGTAACCCATGGTTCCCCAAGCCCCTATCCATGTTTTGCTGATTGAGGATAACCCCGGCGATCGACGGCTGATGCAGGAACTGCTGCGGGAGGTGACCTCAGTTGCCATCCAGCTCGACTACGCCGATAGCTTGGGTCAGGGCATGCAGTACCTCAAGCAGAGTCCCTTCGACGTCGTGCTGCTAGACCTTTTTCTGCCCGACAGTCAGGGGTTTGCCACCTTCACCCAGCTGCACCAGCAGGAGCGCAAAACACCGATTATTGTCACTACCGGCCTAAACGATGAAACCCTGGCGCTCAACGCCGTGCAGGCTGGGGCCCAAGATTATCTCGTAAAAGGCCAGATCACTGGCGAGCTGCTAGTGCGCTCAATTCGCTATGCCATTGAACGCAAGCGGGCGGAGCAAAAGATCCGCGAGCAAGCGGCGCTGCTCGATATTGCCACCGATGCCATTCTCGTTCGCGACGGGCAAAACCAAATTCTATTTTGGAATCGGGGCGCGGAGCGGCTGTACGGGTGGACGGCGACAGAGGCCCTGGGGCAGAAAGCCACCGAGCTGCTCTATGCCGACGACAATTCAGTGCAAATGCAGCAGATTCAGCAGCAGTTACTGCTCGACAATGAATGGCACGGGGAACTCAATCAAATCACTAAAACCGGACAAGTTATCACCGTTGAAAGTCGGTGGACTCTGGTGCGTGACGACGATGGTCAACCCCAATTCATTCTGGTGGTGAACACCGATATCACTAGCAAAAAACAGCTAGAGGCACAATTTTTTCGCGCCCAGCGCTTAGAGAGCATCGGCACCTTGGCCAGCGGTATTGCCCACGATCTCAACAACATTTTAACCCCCGTCTTAGCCACCTCTCAGCTTCTACAAATGGAGTCATTCCATCAAGATGAGCGCAGCCTAGAACTGCTCCAGCTTCTAGAGATAAATGCTCGACGCGGCGGCGATATTATCAAGCAAGTGTTGTCCTTTGCTCGGGGGGGTGAAGGCAAAAATGTGATTTTGCAAGCTGGACATGTGGTTCGTGAAATTCAACAGATTATTCGCGGCACTTTTCCTAAATCTATCGAGCTGCGAGTAGATACCTCTATGGACCTTTGGCCCGTTGTGGGCAACGCCACCCAGCTCCACCAAGTGCTGATGAATTTGTGCGTTAACGCCCGCGATGCCATGCCCCAAGGGGGAACCCTAAAAATCTCGACAGAAAACCTCACCTTAGACGAAGCTTGTACCCGCACAAATCTCGATGCTAAAGCCGGAAGCTATATTGCAATCACCGTTGCCGATAGCGGCAGCGGCATTGCGCCTGAGCTTCTCGATCGCATTTTTGAACCGTTCTTCACGTCTAAAGAAATTGGCAAAGGCACCGGGCTGGGGCTGTCAACGGTGCTAGGAATTGTGAGGAGTCATCACGGCTTTATTACCGTCTCCAGCCTACCCAATCAAGGCACTGAGTTCAAGGTTTTCCTACCTGCGGTTAGGGTAGCTGACCCCCCAGCGCGGAATCCTGCCGAGGTCTGGCTCGGCAATCAAGAGCTGATTTTGGTCGTCGATGATGAAGCCCCCATTCGGGAGGTGACTCAAGCCACCCTAGAGGCTTACAACTATCGCGTGATAACGGCCTGTGATGGTCTTGATGCGATTGCTCTCTACGTTCAACATCAACACGACATTCGCCTGGTGATCATGGACTTAATGATGCCCGCTTTGGATGGGGCTACCACCTGCCGAGTTCTACACAAACTCAACCCCCAGGTGCATATAGTTGCTGTCAGTGGGCTGCCGCAGCAAAATGCTGAGCCGACCTCCATTGCTGTCGAAATTGAAAGTTTTTTACCCAAGCCCTACACCATTGACGAGTTACTTCAAGTCGTAGGTGAAGCGCTGAAGCCTAAGGGATATCGGCAAGCAGGTTTTGCCCGCCAGGTTAGCATTGGCTGCGGTGAAAGCGAGTGAGCTGGGAGGGCAAGCGAGGCAGGGAGGAAAGAAGGGCACGACTAAAAACTGCCGCTCTCCCCGAATCCTTTCCTTCTCTCATCCCCTATTCCCTACCCCGGCACCGTCAACGCGCGCCCATTATCCGAGGGTTGAAGGTTGAGAATATAGGGTACCGCCGCCTTTGCCCAGGTAGCGATAGGCGTATAGGCCGCAGCATCGTCGCCATAGCAGGTTTCGAGCATGGCGGTGTGAATAATGCCGGGGTTGAGGGCTACTGCCGCCATCCCCGCCGGTAGCTCCTGAGAGAAGGCTTGGGTCAGCCCTTCTATTCCCCATTTGGTGGCACAGTAGGGGGCAAATTCTGGTGAGGTCGACCGCCCCCAGCCGGAGCTAAAGTTGACGAAAATGCCCGATCGCTGCTCGACCATGGGCGGTGCAAAGTGGCGAATGACATTGACGGTGCCGTTGAGGTTGACTGCAACCACCGCGTCAAACTCTTCAACGGGTACGCTCCACAGGGGGGCCGGATGGTTGACCAGGCCCGCATTGTTGATCACCAAATCGGGCAGGCCATTAGCGGCGATCGCCTCCCTAGCCCAGGCTGCCACCGCTGCGTCATCGCGAATGTCGACCGCCGTGAATTGATGGGGGGCAGGGTACTGCGTCGTCAGGTCGGTGATGGCCTCGGTCCGGCGAGCACAGCCTGATACCCGATGGCCTGCTGCCACAAAGCCATCGACCATGGCTCGACCCAACCCTTGGCTTACTCCAGTGATGACGATGTGTTTGCCCATGGTGTAGGTGCGCTCAGGGATAGTGCGATCGGACGATTCCGCCCCAGACTATGGCTGAGCATGCCTTAATCTGGCCGTGGGCGCAAGGGGCGGGCTATGTCAGGATGAAATGAACACGGGGTATAGACAAACCCTGGAACGTGGATACGGAAGCATCGTAATGGGCAACTGGAGATTGAGACTACGGCAGATACCGGTAGTGGTGGTGCTCTGCCTGGTGCTGCTAGGGCTGTGGGGCGCGAGTCGGCCCGCCCCTAGCGCCGTGGTGTGCGATCGCGCCGCCCCTGGTCAAGTCTACTGCCGGGCTACCCCACCGCTCCCCTGGGCCTGGCTGCCGAGTCAGAGCTTTTTGCTCGACGATGTGGCGATGACCTCAGAGCTGTGCGACAACAACCCCCACGGCGGTGTGCGCTTTTGCCACCGGCTGACGCTGCTGGGAGCAGATCATCAGATCACTCTGCCAGAGGTGCGTACGCCGCTATCGGCGGCGGCCCTAAGGGAGCAACTGCGCCAGTTTGTCGCCGGTGAGGGCAGCCCCCACCTGAGCTGGTCTAGCCCTGGCAGCGGCGTGCCCTGGCGCACCCTGGTGATTGTGCTACTGCTGGTGGCGGCTAGCTGGGCTCTGTGGGATGTGCGCTGGCCACCCATGGCTCCCTCTCCCTTAGCCCTCGATGGCGCAGTGCCCGCCCGTCGCGCAATTGATACAAAGGATTAATATCGCCCAAAGGGCCTAACCATCAGCTAGAGCAATGCCCGAGACTCTTGTCAAGGGATATGCCGACAAAACGTTACAAAACAAAATATCTAAAAAGGCTTTTCCCCAGGTTTTCCCCAGGTTCAACCGACTTTTCCCCAAGTTTTCCCCAGGAGTTCACGTTAGAGCACGGGCTTGGGCAGCCCTGTGGAAAACGGTATTTTCTTCAGCAGCGATCGCCTAGTCGGCAGCCTGCCTGCCCGCCTGCTGCTGGGGATCGCTAGAACCCCTACTCCGTCGTTGGAACCCTAGGCTGCTAGCTCAAACAGGCCTGTAAGGCAAGATTGACAGTATCCGAGGAGTTCGGCAAAATGATGCGACTGGCAGAGCCGAGTACCGCGCTCCCCGGTCCGAAAGGCCCGTCTCTGGGTTCTTATAGGCTGGCTTATAGCACTCCGGTTTCGCCCTGGGCAAAGTTAGTCCAGATAAATCCCCATGTTCTTTTAGCAGACAGAGTGTTGCATCGGCAGGCGTTGAATCTTTCACGCCTGGTTGCTGTGGGCGGCTTTATGCTGCCCATCCCAACGGCTGGCTTCAACGCCGGTCCGCTGGATTTCGTCCCGCCGCGATCGCTACAGTTCATCTCCCCCTACCAAGGCAGCGCCCTATGACCCTCAACGTGAGCACTCCCAAAGTTAGCCTCATGGCAGAAGTGCCGGAAGACCTCTATAACGCGCTTCAGGTCTACCTAGATGCCAACCCCGCCTGGAGCCAGCACCGCGTATTCTGCGCCGCCCTATCGCTGTTTTTGATGCAGAGTAACCAGGGCGATAGTCAACGAGCGGCCGCTAAAGGCCGTCGTGATGTCAACCGCATCTACCTCGATGCCCTGTTTGACTACACTATCTAGCGGCAAGTAGGCTAGCCGACCACGGGCTAGTACTTGACCAGGCTAATTGTGACAAGCTCTGACGGCCAGGGTTTAGGGTTCAAGGTTTAGGGCGGGTCGTGAACCCTAAACCTTGAACCCTTAGTAACCGGTCACTTTTGGCTTGAGAGATTGCTAGATTGCGATCGCCCGTGATCTGGGTTTGAGGTGCAACTCTAAACGTCATACCTCAAACCCCGAGTCTTCTGTCCTTAATCAACCCAGCCAATATCGGAATCGGTCAACATCGGGTTGGGCTGCCCTTTTTGGATGGCGTACTCCGGCACCCCCCGATGGTAGGTAGGTCTATCCTTAGCTTCCATGGGGCGGCGGGGCGTGATGTCTGCCCCAGAGGTGCGACGCGTTGCCGGAGCCGGAGCCGCAGGGGAGGCCGGGGTATCGGCTAGCTTCAGAATGGTTTTCTTGGCCTCATCCAGCTCGGCCTGGGTTTTGGTCAACGCCTCGGCCTTAGTCTTGGTTGCTGCCTCTGCCTGATCGAGGCTGTCCTTGAGCTCAAATAAACGGCCCTGTTGGGTTTCGAGATCTTTCTGCAGCCCGGCAATGATTTTCTCGAGCTGAGCCTTGTCTTTCTCAGCAGTGGCCAGGTCTTTTTCTAAAGCACTCACCCGCTGGGCTAGGTCAACATCGGGGGCGATCGGAGCCTCTGCTTTGTCCTCGGGCTTAGCCGTCGTGACCTCGGCCTCGGCCTGGGGCTTAGCCGCAGCAACATCCGCCTTTGCCTTAGGGGCAGGCGTTGCTTTATCCTCGAGCTTAGCCGCCTGGCGGCTGGTAGCGGTGCGGCGAGAAGACCCAGACCGGGAAGCG
Encoded proteins:
- a CDS encoding response regulator; its protein translation is MSEDAAKTASILVVDDTPTNLDVLFDFLNNAGFKVLFAEDGESALEKARYANPDLILLDILMPGMDGFETCRRLKQQETTAAIPVIFLTALTETTDKVKGLALGAVDFITKPLQYEEVLARVKTHLRLQSLTQQLQAQNLLLEREVQERTEAEAALQRQNQRSHLFADVTLKIRQSLQIDDILQTAVTEVKTILQADRVLIYRLWPDGTGSGVAEAVQPGFPQVLGMVFPEEVFPIESKELYRRGRVRSLIDVAQDHVAPCLVEFLQQLEVQAKLVVPILTQGDLWGLLIAHQCAGPRQWTVFETELLQQLADQIAIALTQAQLLEQETLQRQELARSNAELQQFAYIASHDLQEPLRMVTSYLQLLERRYKGQLDADADDFIQFAVDGALRMRTLINDLLTYSRIGTRGHAFELTSCTAAVEQAIANLKLAIEESEAVVTYPDLPLVQADPTQLIQLFQNLISNAIKFHGEAPVHIAIAVNQMEDAWLFSVQDNGIGLDPQYADQVFVIFQRLNNRTHYPGTGIGLAVCKKIVERHGGKIWVEAELDQGSTFYFTIPQGGMT
- a CDS encoding SDR family oxidoreductase; its protein translation is MGKHIVITGVSQGLGRAMVDGFVAAGHRVSGCARRTEAITDLTTQYPAPHQFTAVDIRDDAAVAAWAREAIAANGLPDLVINNAGLVNHPAPLWSVPVEEFDAVVAVNLNGTVNVIRHFAPPMVEQRSGIFVNFSSGWGRSTSPEFAPYCATKWGIEGLTQAFSQELPAGMAAVALNPGIIHTAMLETCYGDDAAAYTPIATWAKAAVPYILNLQPSDNGRALTVPG
- a CDS encoding response regulator, translating into MVPQAPIHVLLIEDNPGDRRLMQELLREVTSVAIQLDYADSLGQGMQYLKQSPFDVVLLDLFLPDSQGFATFTQLHQQERKTPIIVTTGLNDETLALNAVQAGAQDYLVKGQITGELLVRSIRYAIERKRAEQKIREQAALLDIATDAILVRDGQNQILFWNRGAERLYGWTATEALGQKATELLYADDNSVQMQQIQQQLLLDNEWHGELNQITKTGQVITVESRWTLVRDDDGQPQFILVVNTDITSKKQLEAQFFRAQRLESIGTLASGIAHDLNNILTPVLATSQLLQMESFHQDERSLELLQLLEINARRGGDIIKQVLSFARGGEGKNVILQAGHVVREIQQIIRGTFPKSIELRVDTSMDLWPVVGNATQLHQVLMNLCVNARDAMPQGGTLKISTENLTLDEACTRTNLDAKAGSYIAITVADSGSGIAPELLDRIFEPFFTSKEIGKGTGLGLSTVLGIVRSHHGFITVSSLPNQGTEFKVFLPAVRVADPPARNPAEVWLGNQELILVVDDEAPIREVTQATLEAYNYRVITACDGLDAIALYVQHQHDIRLVIMDLMMPALDGATTCRVLHKLNPQVHIVAVSGLPQQNAEPTSIAVEIESFLPKPYTIDELLQVVGEALKPKGYRQAGFARQVSIGCGESE
- a CDS encoding DUF2811 domain-containing protein, whose protein sequence is MTLNVSTPKVSLMAEVPEDLYNALQVYLDANPAWSQHRVFCAALSLFLMQSNQGDSQRAAAKGRRDVNRIYLDALFDYTI
- a CDS encoding response regulator encodes the protein MVPSRSVVHPIEILLVEDNPGDIRLTQEVLKEGSVRNHLNVVDDGEKAIAFLNRIAPYRHAPNPNLVLLDLNLPRRSGLEVLRMIKTSAVLRHIPVIVFTSSQAEDDINRAYDLHANCYITKPLDLEQFSRSIKSIEDFWLSAVELPSE